Within Microaerobacter geothermalis, the genomic segment GTATCCACTCCCCTTGATTGTCCCAGAAAGGAAAAACCAAACATTTTAATGAATCCCCCGGCAACAAGGACTCCTACCATCCCCAAGAGAACGGCGATGAGTGGGCCTGCTGCTTTGGTCCATACGTCAGGCAGATTGTAGGCCATTTTTAAAGCAGACTGCAGGGTTAACCATTCACTGACAAACCCGCCGAAAGGTGGAAAGGAGGAAATGGCCAGAGAACCGATCAGTATAAAGGCGGCTGTCCATGGCATTACCCGGATAAGTCCGCCCAGTTTTTCCACATTTTTTGTATGGGCGGCATAAAGGACGGAACCGGCTCCTGAGAAAAGAAGTGCTTTATACAGGGCATGATTAAATACATGGTAAAGGGATGCGGTAAGGGCGAACCCAGCAAGTGCGGCAGCTTGATTAGAGGTAGCCAAAAGGGAAATGCCCAGACCAGCGAAGATAATACCCATATTTTCCGTACTGCTGTAAGCCAGAAAACGCTTCATGTCCGTCTCGGCCAGTCCGTACAAGATTCCCATAATGGAGGAAACAAGACCTAAGATGAGAAGCGAAAGTCCCCACCATGAAGGGCCCTGTCCAAGGAAATCAAAGGTTACGCGAATAAAGCCGTACACGGCTGTTTTAATCATCACCGCCGACATGAGGGCAGAAACATGACTGGGAGCAGCCGGATGAGCCCTCGGGAGCCAAATATGCAAGGGCATTACACCGGCCTTTGTTCCAAATCCGACAAGGGCCATCAAGAAGAGAAGATTTTGTATCGATAGGGGAAGGGTTTGGCCCTTTTGTTGAAATAGCTGAAAATCCAACCCTCCAGAGTAAACGAATAAGGTGAAAAATAACACGAAAAGAAACAGGGTGCCGAAATGGGTCATCACCACATAAATAAAGCCCGACTTTCTCACTTCATCCTTATCATGTTCTGTCACCACCAAAAAGAAGGAAACAAGAGACATGGTTTCCCACATAAGTAGGAAAACCGCACCATTGTCGACAGTAAAAACCATGATCATGGATAAAAGAAACAGGTTGTAAAGGAATGACATGACACCTAAATTTTTTTTGCCGTGATATTCCTTTGCATATCCGAGAGCATAGATGGAAACAGGAAAGGAAATGGCCGATAAGATGAACAGGAAAAAGGCGGAAAGGTTATCTATGGAAAAGGAAAGGGGTAACCCCGGCATAATCGTCCACATCTTTACGTAAAGGAACTTTTCGCTGACTAAAACACCGATGGCAGCAATTCCTGTTAAAAGAGAAGCGATAATCGCTCCGATTTTTCCTATATATAATGAAACCAAAGGTTTCTTTCCAAAAAAAAGAGCCCCAATCCCACTAAACAGGAATAAGGCAGAGGCACCAAGAAAAAAGATCTCTCCCGCTTCCGTTCCCATCATGAAGATCCCTCCATCATTTCTATATTAGTATCTTAGTATATTACAAAAATCATATATAAATAGATTATAAGCCTTAGGAAGAAAAAAATTCAATAAAAACTTTTGCAGTTATTCAGTTTTAGGGTTAATTTCCGTTCCTTTGCCCCTCTGCTTAGTACGAACACAATGATTCAAATGTTTTTTCGTAGCCCTTTGGGATAATGATTTTTAATAATGCCATCGATCCGTTTGCCCCACCCTAAGGGGAATCCGTCAACTTGAATCAGAACCCATCCATTGTCACCAGGGGATGGAAGGGTCTCTCCTTTTAAATAGGACTCGATCTCCTTTTGATCCGCTCGGTAAGAGACCGATGGTACCTGTGCCCAACGCGGGAAGGACAAGGCTAATGCATGGGAAGGTTCAAAGCGGTTTTTCTTAAGGGTTCCCAAGTGAAGTCCAGCCCTTAACACCCTCATTTCCTCCAAATCAGGGGATCCCTCCGGAAGAAGATATAACTGCTCCCCAAATAAGGTTATCCTCTCTATGGATAAGTCAAAGGAAGGATTCCAATCGAAAGCCGTGCAAAACTCCTTGAATACGTTTATCGTTTTTTTAAGGGCAGATTTAACGGATTTATCCCTGGATTTCGCATTTCGATGTTTCTTCTTCATCCCATTACAGCTCTGGATTTCCTCCTCATCAGAGGAGAAGCTCTCTTTTTTCAGCAACGCCATAAAATGGCCCTCCCCTTGGGCAATATGAGGCCATACTCTGACGGTACCCTTTATTTTTTCGTCTTTTAGATGGGTCCATTCCGGGTTTCCCCGGGAGAATCCCGGCTTTAAAGGAAGCGGAATGAGTGAAAAGCCAGGATGTTGATCCAGAAATTCTTCGATTAATTGCTCGTTTTCTTCTGAAGAAAAGGTACAGGTTGAGTAGATGAGGGTTCCTCCGGGGCGGAGCATTTGTGCTGCGCAGTTGAGAATCTCTGCCTGCCTACGGGCGCACATCCATACATTTTCTTCACTCCACTCAATTCTTGCCTGTTCATCCTTCCGGAACATCCCTTCTCCGGAACAGGGAGCATCCAACAGAATCCGGTCAAAAAACTGGGGAAGCCGTTTAGCCAGACTTTGGGGAGATTCACTTGTCACCAATGCATTGGCAATCCCCAGACGTTCTACATTTTCAGCCAAAATTTTCGCGCGGGATGGTACAATTTCATTGGCAACAAGCAAACCCTTTCCCATCATTTGTTCTGCCAGTTGTCCTGTTTTTCCGCCCGGTGCTGCAGCCAAATCCAATACCTTTTCTCCTGGTTCAGGGGCAAGAAGGGGGGCGACGGCCATGGCGCTGGGTTCCTGGATGTAATAGAGTCCAGCCTCATGGTAGGGGTGTTTTCCTGGTCTTTCATGCTTGGAATAATAAAAACCATTTTCCACCCAGGGAACTTGTGAAAGAGTGAAGGGTGAAAATGATAAAAAATCATCACTGCTTATTTTTAATGTATTGACGCGAAGGCCCTTTAAGCTGTCTTGATGAAGAGACTTGACAAATAAAACATATTCATTAGAATTCAGCATATTTTTCATTCTGTTCAAGAATCTTACCGGGTATTGATTTTCCATGAGCAATCCTCTTTCTATAGATGCGGAACTAAACATCCATGACCTGTAGAGTCACAAATTGATATGAAAATGTATTTTCATATCAAAGATTTACACGTCTGCTTGTCGAGTTCGCCCAGATGTGATGCATGTCCGCCTTGTCTAAAGTTTTCCCTATTGTGGAATCATTGTAACATGTGCATTTTTTATTTTCCTTTAATTTCATTTTAAGGTTTTTTTAAGGTTTATGCGACAAAATGAAAATGGAAACTATCTTTTAATGATTTGGGAGGGATTAAAGATGAGCTATGATTATCTTAATGGAAATCACGAGGATGTAGATGTGATTTATCCGGAAATGAAAAAAAATACAAAGAAATTTACTTTTAAAGCCCTTTTCTTCTCGTTTTTAGCCGGGCTGTTGGTTATGTCTGGAGCCGCACTGGCATTAAATAATCTGGATCAATCCGCGAATACGGCCAAAGTGGAAGCAAACAACCTGAATACTGCTGAGGCTCCTGCAAGTGCCACACAGACGGGTTGGATGCCGGTCATCCGCCCCAATTCCATTGCGGATATTGTGGAAGAAGTGGGACCATCGGTGGTAAAAATTGATACGTATTCCAAAAATACGGAATCTACATTAAACCCTTTTATGAACGATCCCTTTTTTGAACGCTTCTTTGGCCGGGATTTTGGTATGCCTCAGCAGCCCAGGGAACGGAGAGGTCTGGGATCAGGATTTATCATTTCGAAGGATGGGTATATTCTGACCAATGAGCATGTGATTGATGGTGCTGACCGGATTGAAGTGACGGTTACTGGATATGA encodes:
- a CDS encoding proton-conducting transporter transmembrane domain-containing protein, translating into MMGTEAGEIFFLGASALFLFSGIGALFFGKKPLVSLYIGKIGAIIASLLTGIAAIGVLVSEKFLYVKMWTIMPGLPLSFSIDNLSAFFLFILSAISFPVSIYALGYAKEYHGKKNLGVMSFLYNLFLLSMIMVFTVDNGAVFLLMWETMSLVSFFLVVTEHDKDEVRKSGFIYVVMTHFGTLFLFVLFFTLFVYSGGLDFQLFQQKGQTLPLSIQNLLFLMALVGFGTKAGVMPLHIWLPRAHPAAPSHVSALMSAVMIKTAVYGFIRVTFDFLGQGPSWWGLSLLILGLVSSIMGILYGLAETDMKRFLAYSSTENMGIIFAGLGISLLATSNQAAALAGFALTASLYHVFNHALYKALLFSGAGSVLYAAHTKNVEKLGGLIRVMPWTAAFILIGSLAISSFPPFGGFVSEWLTLQSALKMAYNLPDVWTKAAGPLIAVLLGMVGVLVAGGFIKMFGFSFLGQSRGVDTEKVREVPITMRLSMALLALGSIVLGLLPGAALNWVEDITYMFYLKQSGEPVKGIFTVAEGNSTLFQPLLLSLVPILSIPMIYYLLRWKFGETKMKYGETWGCGGRIQPVMQYTASSFSHPVLMIFKTILRPKRRIEEVNGDHPFYPKLIKHHFFVKPFFETYIYRPLLHSSVNLAKQVRKIQNGNLQSYLAYIFITLILLLFLVR
- a CDS encoding RsmF rRNA methyltransferase first C-terminal domain-containing protein, whose translation is MENQYPVRFLNRMKNMLNSNEYVLFVKSLHQDSLKGLRVNTLKISSDDFLSFSPFTLSQVPWVENGFYYSKHERPGKHPYHEAGLYYIQEPSAMAVAPLLAPEPGEKVLDLAAAPGGKTGQLAEQMMGKGLLVANEIVPSRAKILAENVERLGIANALVTSESPQSLAKRLPQFFDRILLDAPCSGEGMFRKDEQARIEWSEENVWMCARRQAEILNCAAQMLRPGGTLIYSTCTFSSEENEQLIEEFLDQHPGFSLIPLPLKPGFSRGNPEWTHLKDEKIKGTVRVWPHIAQGEGHFMALLKKESFSSDEEEIQSCNGMKKKHRNAKSRDKSVKSALKKTINVFKEFCTAFDWNPSFDLSIERITLFGEQLYLLPEGSPDLEEMRVLRAGLHLGTLKKNRFEPSHALALSFPRWAQVPSVSYRADQKEIESYLKGETLPSPGDNGWVLIQVDGFPLGWGKRIDGIIKNHYPKGLRKNI